One genomic window of Fusarium keratoplasticum isolate Fu6.1 chromosome 3, whole genome shotgun sequence includes the following:
- a CDS encoding Brr6-like-C-C domain-containing protein codes for MDRRTFEGPMDWEYQDSGPFDPTSPFTHAAKSNSQNVFASPSKSSRPNPFANLGTPTKAQPPQTSFFTPQLPSKAAAPPFRNPAFTTPRRPFEDLALSEASGAEDSPAQTEVSDYPNDTPEADRMSDVTMSGVSSPSKVDKSFRYGKSPFATKKHTSGRGEIRPARDLSVSDIMRKRKRHNLDKDVSIVRSRWEESEADSDDSVAPKQHRSRSKKKVKEPAKGFVGKLFHMLEEHPNAPDNLYRWIKLLVNFFLVSIFVYIGWSVVDTIRTDIYNANEFARLEITGKIAECTKEYTVNGCEREIRPPALDPMCEGWKTCMEQNPGSIMRVKVTAKQIAEIINEFSDTMNLKAWGFFFAVLIFCSIANNLVFGGYANKAPAPVQSQPATATHDPSIPPEGGPGFMWIPVQTPRMQRHRMLDEGTDTDNSPPKMKPILAAPYTPSGRRSPSKGDRSRSPVKYHRSPSKGNRDPFA; via the exons ATGGATCGCCGGACTTTCGAGGGTCCCATGGACTGGGAATACCAGGACAGTGGTCCATTTGATCCCACGAGTCCCTTTACACATGCAGCAAAGAGCAACTCACAGAATG TTTTTGCATCACCCTCGAAATCTTCGCGACCGAACCCTTTTGCGAACCTGGGCACACCCACAAAAGCTCAACCACCCCAGACTTCCTTCTTTACACCTCAACTaccctccaaggctgctgctccGCCCTTCCGGAATCCTGCCTTTACTACTCCCCGACGGCCCTTTGAGGATCTAGCCTTGTCAGAAGCTTCTGGTGCCGAAGATAGCCCTGCTCAGACAGAGGTGTCTGACTATCCCAACGATACTCCCGAGGCGGATCGCATGAGCGACGTTACCATGAGCGGAGTCTCGAGCCCATCGAAAGTCGACAAGTCATTCCGCTATGGCAAGTCTCCTTTCGCAACCAAGAAGCACACAtctggaagaggagagaTTAGACCAGCCCGAGACCTCTCGGTGTCTGATATAATGCGCAAGAGAAAGAGGCACAATCTCGACAAGGACGTCAGCATAGTCCGCAGCCGATGGGAAGAGTCAGAGGCCGACTCCGACGATAGCGTGGCACCGAAGCAGCACCGATCTCgaagcaagaagaaggtcaaggagccTGCTAAGGGTTTCGTAGGGAAGCTGTTCCATATGCTGGAAGAGCATCCCAACGCCCCCGACAATTTGTACCGGTGGATAAAGTTACTGGTCAACTTTTTTCTGGTCTCAATCTTCGTCTACATTGGTTGGTCTGTCGTGGATACTATTAGAACCGACATCTACAACGCCAACGAGTTTGCACGTCTCGAGATCACGGGCAAGATCGCAGAGTGTACTAAAGAGTATACCGTGAACGGGTGCGAGAGGGAGATCCGGCCACCAGCTCTCGACCCAATGTGTGAAGGATGGAAAACCTGCATGGAACAGAACCCCGGGTCCATCATGAGGGTCAAGGTCACGGCGAAGCAGATTGCCGAGATCATCAACGAGTTCTCGGACACAATGAATCTGAAGGCCTGG GGATTTTTCTTTGCGgtcctcatcttctgctCAATCGCAAACAACTTGGTATTTGGCGGCTACGCCAACAAGGCACCGGCGCCTGTCCAGTCACAACCGGCCACTGCGACGCATGATCCATCAATTCCTCCAGAGGGTGGCCCTGGATTCATGTGGATTCCTGTTCAGACGCCCAGAATGCAGCGACATAGGATGCTCGATGAGGGTACGGACACGGATAACTCGCCGcccaagatgaagccgatTCTGGCGGCACCTTATACACCCTCTGGACGCCGAAGCCCAAGTAAGGGAGACCGGTCACGGAGTCCAGTTAAGTACCACCGAAGCCCCAGCAAGGGGAACCGTGACCCCTTTGCATAA
- a CDS encoding Protein kinase domain-containing protein, with the protein MNGTESPESQKPPPSSAGTNGHASTNSSLAAKKRKKDGLKPIITMEGASPHPAIGSHQLSAMTHSPSSSSVDDAAENTADEEDSEDYCKGGYHPVQVGEKFKDGKYTVVRKLGWGHFSTVWLSRDNTSGKHVALKVVRSAAHYTETAIDEIKLLNKIVQAKPDHPGRKHVVSLLDSFEHKGPHGTHVCMVFEVLGENLLGLIKRWNHRGIPMPLVKQITKQVLLGLDYLHRECGIIHTDLKPENVLIEIGDVEQIVKRVVKPDAGDKENNRNGRRRRRTLITGSQPLPSPLNTSFNHTNLFPSPNPHSSLAGVLNEAGKTSKESSPKPGDDAQKQREKSADLLSREVSGISLDKSNSPSVSTGEKRKAEDAHAFDVISVKIADLGNACWVNHHFTNDIQTRQYRSPEVILGAKWGASTDVWSMAAMVFELITGDYLFDPQSGTKYGKDDDHIAQIIELLGPFPKSLCLSGKWSQEIFNRKGELRNIHRLRHWALPDVLREKYHFKEDEAKRISDFLTPMLELVPEKRANAGGMAGHAWLEDTPGMKGLKIEGLEVGGRGEGIDGWATEVRKR; encoded by the exons ATGAACGGCACAGAATCTCCCGAATCCCAGAAGCCACCGCCTTCCTCGGCCGGCACCAATGGACATGCCAGTACCAACAGCAGTCTTgccgccaagaagcgcaagaaggacggcctcaagcccatcatcacTATGGAAGGGGCAAGTCCTCACCCAGCGATTGG ATCGCATCAACTGTCAGCCATGACCCACTccccctcgtcctcgtcggtcGACGACGCCGCCGAAAACACtgcagatgaggaggattcTGAGGACTACTGCAAGGGCGGTTACCATCCCGTTCAGGTCGGAGAGAAGTTCAAGGACGGAAAGTACACGGTTGTTCGCAAGCTAGGATGGGGTCATTTCTCAACCGTCTGGCTCTCCCGCGACAATACGAGCGGCAAGCATGTCGCCCTCAAGGTTGTCCGTTCCGCCGCCCACTACACCGAGACCGccatcgacgagatcaagctcctcaataAGATTGTACAGGCCAAGCCTGACCATCCCGGTCGCAAGCATGTCGTGAGTCTGCTTGATTCGTTTGAGCACAAGGGGCCACATGGCACCCATGTATGCATGGTGTTTGAGGTTCTCGGCGAGAACCTGCTTGGCCTTATCAAGCGCTGGAACCACCGCGGAATCCCCATGCCTCTGGTCAAGCAGATCACAAAGCaggttctccttggcctcgactaTCTCCATCGCGAATGCGGCATCATCCACACCGACCTTAAGCCCGAAAACGTCCTCATCGAGATTGGCGATGTCGAGCAGATTGTCAAGCGCGTCGTCAAGCCCGACGCTGgcgacaaggagaacaaCAGGAATGGTCGCCGACGCCGGAGAACTCTCATCACCGGCAGCCAACCTCTGCCATCCCCCCTCAACACCAGCTTCAACCACACCAACCTCTTTCCCTCACCGAATCCTCACTCTAGTCTTGCTGGTGTTTTGAACGAAG CAGGCAAGACATCAAAGGAATCATCTCCTAAACCAGGCGATGACGCCCAGAAACAGCGAGAAAAGTCTGC CGACCTATTGAGCCGTGAAGTTTCTGGCATCTCTCTCGACAAGTCAAACTCGCCATCAGTGTCAACCGGCGAGAAGCGCAAAGCGGAGGATGCCCACGCCTTTGACGTTATCAGCGTCAAGATTGCAGACCTGGGCAACGCGTGCTGGGTCAACCATCACTTCACCAACGATATCCAAACGAGGCAATACCGGTCACCTGAGGTTATCCTGGGTGCCAAGTGGGGTGCCAGCACTGACGTCTGGAGTATGGCTGCGATG GTCTTTGAGTTGATCACGGGCGACTATCTGTTTGACCCCCAGTCGGGCACCAAGTacggcaaagatgacgaCCACATTGCCCAAATCATCGAGCTGCTCGGGCCCTTCCCCAAGTCACTATGCCTCAGTGGCAAATGGAGCCAGGAAATCTTCAACCGCAAGGGTGAGCTGCGGAACATTCACCGGCTCCGGCATTGGGCTCTACCGGACGTGTTACGCGAGAAGTATCACTtcaaggaggacgaggcgAAGCGTATCTCAGACTTCTTGACCCCGATGTTGGAGCTGGTGCCGGAGAAGAGGGCGAATGCTGGTGGTATGGCAGGCCACGCCTGGCTGGAAGATACACCTGGCATGAAGGGGTTGAAGATCGAGGGCTTAGAAGTAGGGGGCCGGGGCGAAGGCATCGATGGTTGGGCAACGGAGGTGAGGAAGAGATAA
- a CDS encoding Amidase domain-containing protein, which translates to MPLQIIQPVPTPSGSAQYSALRDSILDEFAASVPQDLFLPKSIFENPPKNVTAIPKECGLLSLEEIEITEAYDAVGLAAAIASKKLTAVAVATAFAKRAIIAHQLTSCLSEWFMSEAIEQAKSLDAHLEKTGQTVGPLHGVPISLKEHIPLAGHWSSVGYLDTRRKDENDALMVAILRKAGAVFYCKTNQPQAIMHLESTSPRGRVLNPHNIKLSAGGSTGGEAALVALRGSVLGVGTDIGGSIRGPSGFCGIYGFKPTSYTLPMKDFLPGGFGAELNVLCSTGPMCSSLRDMDLLMSTIISAKPWIGDPRVIPIPWTGLKTPQSPSKSPLKIGFMMDDGDIIPQPPVIRALDWARSKLQNSPDFTLKPFKPYKTAEAMKYIRLAYWPDGGKTVKAHLAVNDEPMFPLTKHITQDAEGPELGANDVLKQRLIRDEFRCDFSLHWEEQDVDIVICPVFVGPACTHETAFYWNYTALWNYVDYPGVVVPTPIEALAKGQETYSSSTPLSENCKHVRQLWEEGDFEGAPVNLQIVARKYHDNDLFAALDQLKGVLELK; encoded by the coding sequence ATGCCCCTGCAAATCATCCAACCTGTTCCTACACCTTCGGGTTCGGCGCAGTATTCAGCCCTTCGAGAttccatcctcgacgagttTGCTGCCTCAGTTCCTCAAGATCTCTTCTTGCCCAAATCCATCTTTGAAAACCCTCCCAAAAATGTCACAGCCATACCTAAAGAATGTGGTTTGCTATCTCTTGAGGAGATAGAAATCACGGAGGCATACGATGCTGttggtcttgctgctgccattgcCTCCAAGAAACTCACGGCCGTGGCTGTTGCAACTGCATTCGCTAAAAGAGCCATCATCGCTCATCAACTTACAAGTTGTCTCTCTGAGTGGTTCATGAGTGAAGCGATTGAGCAAGCCAAGTCTCTCGACGCCCACCTTGAAAAGACAGGCCAGACAGTCGGCCCATTACATGGTGTCCCCATCAGCCTCAAAGAGCACATCCCCTTGGCTGGTCATTGGAGTAGCGTCGGCTACCTCGATACCAGACGCAAGGATGAGAACGACGCCCTCATGGTTGCCATTCTTCGCAAGGCTGGTGCCGTCTTTTACTGCAAGACAAACCAGCCTCAAGCTATCATGCACCTGGAGAGCACATCGCCTCGTGGTCGCGTGCTCAACCCTCACAACATTAAACTCTCCGCCGGTGGTTCTACAGGTGGCGAAGCCGCCCTGGTTGCCCTCCGAGGTTCAGTCCTAGGTGTTGGAACCGACATCGGCGGTAGTATCCGAGGGCCCTCTGGCTTCTGCGGCATCTACGGCTTCAAGCCAACATCTTATACACTGCCTATGAAGGACTTTCTTCCTGGTGGTTTCGGCGCAGAACTCAATGTCCTGTGTTCCACAGGTCCAATGTGCTCTTCGCTACGAGACATGGACCTGCTCATGTCAACCATCATATCTGCAAAGCCCTGGATAGGAGATCCTCGcgtcatccccatccccTGGACAGGCCTCAAGACACCACAGAGTCCATCTAAATCTCCCCTAAAAATCGGCTTTATGATGGACGATGGAGACATCATCCCACAACCCCCAGTAATCAGGGCTCTCGATTGGGCTCGATCAAAACTCCAAAACTCTCCCGACTTCACCCTCAAACCCTTCAAACCATACAAAACCGCCGAGGCAATGAAGTACATTCGTCTCGCCTACTGGCCTGATGGAGGCAAGACGGTCAAGGCGCACCTAGCTGTCAACGACGAGCCCATGTTCCCCTTGACAAAGCACATCACCCAAGACGCAGAGGGCCCTGAGCTGGGCGCCAACGACGTTCTCAAGCAGCGCCTCATCCGGGACGAGTTCCGCTGCGACTTTTCCCTACACTGGGAAGAGCAAGAcgtcgacatcgtcatcTGCCCCGTCTTTGTCGGCCCAGCCTGTACCCACGAGACTGCCTTTTACTGGAACTACACAGCCTTGTGGAACTATGTCGACTATCCCGGTGTCGTTGTACCCACGCCTATCGAGGCGCTGGCAAAGGGACAGGAGACCTATTCTTCGTCGACACCGCTGAGTGAGAATTGCAAGCACGTCAGGCAACTCTGGGAGGAGGGTGACTTTGAGGGTGCACCCGTCAACCTGCAGATCGTGGCGAGGAAATATCACGACAATGACTTGTTTGCTGCCTTGGATCAGCTGAAGGGTGTTTTGGAGTTGAAGTAG
- a CDS encoding MFS domain-containing protein, whose protein sequence is MFTDLHQLAKSISTRPSPSVDLTSSSPIFSSFTFIMSHPDDVPGTILLWDESHHGNDLGHRGEVVLQPQPSADPEDPLNWSRRRKLVAISMTYLYVLGVGICTTVHYSVLTQIAEAQALTVSQLNLGTGLMFLFLGWGNLFWQPLATTYGRRGVYLVSIILCIPPVLWTPFSHGPSQWYAHRIILGFIAAPIESLPELSVPDLFFAHERGSYMAVYALMLFGSNFIAPFLAGFILDGAGWHWVMYFAAIWVLFCSTILFFFMEETIYFRNTTETDTVVVDEKTGTTETTQEEASFPPPRTYVQKLKLVLLLPGRPTPRQALMKVWRTFKILYWFPNITWAGLLYGTNLAWYMVINGTMSSILGGEPYNFAPAMVGTAYLSPLVASSFASLWSGWFADKIALRLARRNKGIREPEHRLWALPLSALMSTGGLILWGVGASHDLHFMGLIFGIGFTTFGVVCGGAIALAYTVDCFKEIAGESLIAVILIRNTLGFAFGYAINPWINSLGLQNCFISVSMISLFATGTFLCMIVWGKRLRKFSAGRYWSYVAEERTLGQ, encoded by the coding sequence ATGTTTACCGACTTACACCAACTGGCAAAGTCTATATCAACTCGGCCTTCCCCCTCTGTCGATCtcacatcctcatcacccatCTTCTCATCTTTTACCTTCATCATGTCACATCCGGACGATGTCCCCGGTACCATCTTGCTCTGGGATGAATCCCACCACGGCAACGACCTCGGTCATCGCGGCGAGGTCGttcttcagcctcagcccaGCGCTGACCCTGAAGATCCCCTGAACTGGTCGAGAAGACGCAAGCTGGTTGCCATCTCCATGACATATCTCTACGTCTTGGGTGTTGGTATCTGCACTACCGTTCACTACTCGGTCTTGACCCAGATTGCTGAGGCCCAGGCTCTCACTGTCAGTCAGCTTAACCTTGGAACCGGCCTCATGTTTCTCTTTCTTGGCTGGGGCAATTTGTTTTGGCAACCTCTTGCTACGACGTATGGTCGGAGGGGTGTCTAcctcgtctccatcatcctctgCATCCCACCCGTTCTCTGGACACCCTTCTCCCACGGGCCATCGCAATGGTACGCCCACCGTATCATTCTCGGCTTCATCGCCGCTCCCATCGAGTCCCTTCCAGAGCTATCAGTCCCTGATCTCTTCTTCGCTCACGAGCGTGGAAGCTACATGGCCGTCTACGCCCTCATGCTCTTCGGGTCCAATTTTATCGCCCCCTTCCTGGCTGgtttcatcctcgacggtgCTGGCTGGCACTGGGTCATGTACTTTGCCGCCATATGGGTACTCTTTTGTTCCACgattctcttcttctttatGGAGGAGACCATCTACTTCAGGAACACAACCGAGACCGACACTGTTGTGGTGGACGAAAAGACCGGAACGACAGAGACGACACAAGAGGAGGCTTCTTTCCCACCTCCAAGAACCTATGTCCAAAAGTTGAagcttgttcttctcctccctggTCGACCAACGCCTCGACAGGCTCTCATGAAAGTATGGCGCACCTTCAAGATCCTGTACTGGTTCCCAAACATCACCTGGGCGGGTCTCCTATACGGCACCAACCTGGCATGGTACATGGTCATCAACGGCACAATGTCGTCCATCCTGGGTGGAGAGCCGTACAATTTTGCCCCAGCCATGGTTGGAACTGCATACCTCTCCCCTCTGGTCGCCAGCTCCTTCGCCTCGTTGTGGTCCGGCTGGTTCGCAGACAAGATTGCCCTTCGCTTGGCGCGACGCAACAAGGGTATTCGTGAACCTGAGCATCGGCTATGGGCTCTTCCACTCTCTGCTCTCATGTCTACCGGAGGACTCATCCTGTGGGGAGTCGGAGCAAGCCATGACCTTCACTTTATGGGCTTGATCTTCGGCATCGGTTTCACTACATTTGGTGTCGTCTGCGGAGGTGCCATCGCGCTGGCGTACACTGTCGACTGCTTCAAGGAGATTGCAGGCGAGTCACTAATCGCCGTCATTCTGATCAGGAACACGTTGGGTTTTGCATTTGGGTATGCCATCAACCCGTGGATTAACAGTCTGGGACTTCAGAACTGCTTCATCTCTGTTTCCATGATTTCTCTCTTTGCCACTGGCACGTTTCTGTGCATGATTGTTTGGGGGAAGCGTCTGAGGAAGTTTTCTGCTGGGAGGTATTGGTCGTATGTTGCAGAGGAGCGGACGTTGGGTCAGTAG
- a CDS encoding Peroxisomal membrane protein PEX16: protein MGDLNSSSTRPAPSSASNSTSLPSYSLYSTASSRPSLGRILSLPPQWLSMYDEFITKNAGQVSQIESALRSLTYIIPGRFRDAEIASESIHSGVQLLSLYHDSLLQKAIARLPMASMPSAHARYTRHWTQRSSAYRRIAMFLQMIIYTEMLWEMTAKRRGGERSRWKVVVILEALKALCRLLLLRITRSRPLVTPVLPEREPIPENATAAAEEEELAYRSESELMDDVSANGSDSESTHMKPPHEREWAMPRTGMSLPSLPDAGDISSYLLGRVLTADDIKPATKLLNKLQGSSHGAEILQILSPLIYAAAMAHNSRRGGSKKAWAPWLIGFAVEYAARQLRERGLRTTSLEREEWNKRGWAMGWWAMRGACYENITKGVVGGVSKRMPSFIGGILEDYEYLWENYYFSTSA, encoded by the exons ATGGGGGACCTGAATTCCTCGTCGACGCGCCCGGCgccatcttctgcttctAATTCAACCTCATTACCTTCATATTCCCTTTATTCTACAGCTTCGTCGCGACCATCCCTCGGTCGCATCCTCTCATTACCTCCGCAATGGCTATCCATGTATGACGAATTTATCACAAAGAACGCCGGTCAGGTATCGCAGATCGAGAGCGCCCTGCGGAGTTTAACATACATCATACCAG GCCGTTTCCGCGATGCCGAGATAGCATCCGAGTCGATCCACTCGGGCGTTcagctcctctccctctACCATGACTCCCTCCTCCAGAAGGCCATTGCACGCTTGCCGATGGCGTCTATGCCGTCGGCGCATGCTCGATACACGCGACACTGGACCCAGCGGAGCAGTGCGTACCGCAGGATAGCAATGTTCCTGCAGATGATCATTTACACCGAGATGCTGTGGGAAATGACAGCCAAGCGGCGGGGCGGCGAGCGGTCGCGGTGGAAGGTGGTTGTAATACTTGAAGCACTCAAGGCGCTGTGccgcctcctgctcctgcgCATCACGCGGTCGCGGCCGCTGGTGACACCGGTGCTGCCTGAACGGGAGCCCATCCCCGAGAATGCGACAGCCGCggctgaagaggaagagctggCCTACCGCAGCGAGAGTGAGCTGATGGACGATGTGTCGGCGAATGGCTCCGACTCTGAATCGACACACATGAAACCGCCGCACGAGCGCGAGTGGGCCATGCCCCGGACGGGCATGAGCCTGCCGTCTCTGCCAGATGCCGGGGACATCAGCTCGTATCTGCTGGGACGCGTGCTGACGGCCGACGACATCAAGCCGGCCACCAAGCTGCTCAACAAGCTCCAGGGGAGCAGCCACGGCGCCGAGATCCTGCAGATCCTGTCACCGCTCATATACgctgcagccatggcgcACAACAGCAGACGAGGGGGCAGCAAGAAGGCCTGGGCGCCTTGGCTAATTGGCTTTGCCGTCGAGTATGCAGCGCGGCAGCTCCGGGAGCGCGGGCTACGGACAACGTCCCTGGAGCGGGAAGAGTGGAACAAGAGAGGCTGGGCAATGGGATGGTGGGCGATGAGGGGCGCCTGCTACGAGAACATCACCAAGGGGGTCGTAGGAGGAGTCAGCAAGAGGATGCCGTCGTTCATTGGAGGGATCCTCGAGGACTACGAGTATCTGTGGGAGAATTACTACTTTAGCACGAGTGCGTAA